From the Paenibacillus tianjinensis genome, the window GCCGCTGCCGGAAGAAATAATGGTATCTCCTGGGGTTATAGGGTCACCTACCGGGATCTTGTTCATCTTCAGCATTCCGGTTTGCTGATCATAGCTTTCAATCATTCCAAAGCTTAGCTTTTCTTTATTCAGTACAGTTGCAGCAATTGGCGGCTGGGAATTAGGATCATTCGCATCCATCATTGTCATCAGCTTCACAGTTGAAGTGAAATTACTTACCTGACTGATAACACCGACCAAGCCTTCCACAGAAATTACAGACATATTAGGTTTGATTCCGTCCTTCGAGCCCAGATCAATCACTATCGAGCTATTGCTCGGCTCTGTCGTCAAGCTGATGACCTGAGCAATATGCAGCTCATACTGGTACAGCTTTTTCTGGGCCTCTCGGAATTCAAGCTCTTCTTTGTAATTCTCATTCTCTGCTTTTATGAAGTTGTAGGTCGCTTTGTCCCGTGTGTACTGGGCAGCCAGAATTTTGAGCCGCTCGTTCTCTTCTGCCAGATCATGCAGATTCCCGATATCTTGGAACAAGCCCGCTACATATCCAGCGGGCTTGTAGAACAAACTTTGCACGAATCCGGTTGTATCCCTGAGGAAATTCTCCGGCCAGGACAAGGCTTTCCTTGCACCCAGGCTGAAGCCCATGACCACGATGAACATTACCAGTGTAATCAGCAGGATGAACAGACGTTTATTGTTAAACAGCTTAAACAGTTTCAACACCCTCTAACAACCGTATTTCACCCATATCAGGGGTTGATGTGCATATGAAGCAGTATATCCTATCGTTTAGGACGAAGTCCTGTATTGTTGCGGCTCTTGAACAGATGAATGTTCTCAAGCGCTTTGCCTGTTCCGATGACGACGCAATCCAGTGGATTCTCGGCAACGATAACCGGCATTCCCGTTTCACGTGCCAGCAGCTTGTCCAGGTTGCGCAGAAGCGCTCCACCGCCGGTCAGCACAATTCCCCGGTCCATAATATCGGCAGCCAGCTCCGGAGGACATTTCTCCAGCGTCACTTTTACAGCTTCTACAATCGCATTCACCGTATCCGACAAAGCTTCACAGATCTCATCCGAGGTAATTGTGAGTGTCTTCGGTAGTCCGGTAACGAGATCGCGCCCGCGGATTTCCATCGTTTCCGCCTTCTCCAGCGGAAGTGCAGAACCCACGTCCATCTTAAGCTGCTCCGAGGTACGTTCCCCGATCATCAGGTTATATTGGCGTTTGATGTACTGAATAATCGACTCATCCGCTTCATCGCCAGCCACACGCACAGAGCGGCTGGTAACAATACCGCCAAGCGAGATGACTGCAACTTCTGTAGTTCCCCCGCCGATATCAACCACCATGCTGCCTGTAGGCTCCCATACCGGAAGATCCGCACCGATTGCAGCAGCAAAAGGCTCTTCGATAATGTAGGCTTCACGTGCGCCTGCCTGTTTGGTTGCATCCTCAACCGCACGCTGCTCAACCGCAGTAATGCCGGAAGGAACGCAAACCATTACATTCGGATGCCGCTGGAACATAGAGCGCTGCTTCTGTGCCTGTCGGATGAAATATTTAATCATTGTCGCTGTTGTATCAAAGTCTGCGATAACGCCATCTTTCATCGGACGGATCGCACGGATATTCCCCGGCGTACGGCCGATCATTTTCTTGGCGGATTCGCCTACAGCTTCAATCGTTTTGGTATCTGTATTAATGGCCACCACGGAAGGCTCTCTGACTACGATCCCCTTACCGCGTACATAGACAAGCGTATTCGCTGTCCCCAAGTCAATTCCAAGATCTTTCGTAAAACCACCTAACATGCTTGTATTCTCCTTTTCCTAGTGAATCTGCACAATTATATTACATGTACCCTTTTTCTTTCAAACTTATAAACCGGCTGTCCCCGATAATCAGGTGATCCAGCACATCGATTCCGACAATTTCGCCTGCCTGAATCAGTCTTGACGTCAGGGCGATATCCTCGGGACTTGGCGTAGGATCGCCGCTTGGATGATTATGTGCACAGATTATCGCTGCACTGCTGCATTTCATGGCTGCCCGGAACACCTCCCGCGGATGCACAATAGAGGCATTCAGACTCCCCATAGACAATGTCTCCTGCGATATTACATGATTCTTCGTATTCAAAAACAGACAGACAAAGTGTTCCTTCTGTAAATAGCGCAGCTGCTCCGTCAGAATCTCTGCTGCGTCCTGCGGGCAACGAATGGTAACCGGCTCAGTAAGCCTCGAATTCGCCATCCGCCTGCCCAGCTCTATGCCAGCTTTCAGTTGCACCGCCTTGGCAGGGCCGATGCCTTTGATATTCGTCAATTCTTCAATGCTCAGATCCGCAAGCCCGCGCAGACCGCCAGACTTGCCCAGCAGCTGCTGGGCAATATGAATAGCCGATTCCCGGCGTGTACCCGTACGCAGCAGTATAGCCAGCAGCTCCGCTTGACTGAGTGATTCCGCCCCATAGTGCATCATGCGCTCTCGTGGTCGTTCTTCATGGGGGAGGTCCCGCAGCATAAATGATTGCGACTCCATCCCTATCCCTCTCTCCTTGCTATCCTTGCCGGTTCAGCACGGAAATCCCAAACCGGGTCAGCATGCCGCCAAGCAGCGACAACGGTAATCCGACCACGTTAAAGTAACAGCCCTCAATCTCTTCCACCAAAGTGGCGCCAAGGCCTTGTATCGCATAGGAGCCGGCTTTGTCGGCAGGCTCTCCGGTCGCTATGTAAGCGGATATTTCCTCTTCGCCGAGTGTTCTCATCTTTACTGAGGTTACCCGGTGCGCCACTTCGGACTTGCCGTCCGGCAGCCCGATGCAGGCCACGCCGGTATACACCTGATGAGTCCGGCCCTGAAGCATGCTCAGCATGGCTTTGCTGTCCTGCTCATCCACCGGCTTACCGAGCACCTTGTCATCCAGCACGACAATGGTGTCGCTGCCGACAATAACGGCATTCCGTTCTCCGGCGGCAGGCAATACGGCTTCTGCTTTGCGTAAAGCGAGCGTATGCACGATCATCTCCGGTGTAAAGTCCGGCGGCGTACTCTCATCAGCATCGCTGACCATCACCTCGAAAGGCAAGCCAAGGTTCGACATTAGCTCCCGGCGGCGAGGTGAACCAGAGGCAAGGATAATGAGTCGTGAGTTATCATGCTCCACTGTATAAACGTCCCTTCTGAAGTCAGCAGCTGAAAGCTACAGTCTGCGATACAGCCATACGGCTGTAATGATACCGGCGAGACTGAGCAGGCACAATTTCAAATGAATAGTGATATCATAGGTTATGATGTCCAAATCGGCTTGCGGCGACCACTTAAGAACAGTCGGGGCTGTAAGAAAAGACAGGGCTTTTACAGGCTCCAGCAGCTTGGCGATCCATGCCCCGGCCAGCCAGCCCAGAATAAGAAATAACAGCAGTGTTCCTACATTTTTCTTCTTCATCCACGTCTTCCCTCGCCATTTTTTGACACCTTAATTATTATACGGTGAAACTGAGTTCAATACAAACTCAAAATCCACATCGGTAATGATTACCATTCAACCCGGTAAAACCGGATGCTACTGGTATCAAAAATCCCCCGGCCAGGGGCGGGACACCGGGCCGGGGGATGCTATATTTCCTGTTAACTAAGCAAGGAGAGCAGGCTCTTCTGGCCTGCCAGGAAGCTCATCATCGAGTCCTGCACTTCCCAGAGCAGTCCTTGCGCTTGATTCTTATTATATTCGTTAAGTGCTGCAATTCCCTGGCTCACGGATTTCTCCAGCCCTGCGCAAAGACTCTTCCCCTCGGCAGACAGGCCCGGTTCCAGTCGTTTGACAGCCTCATTCCACTGCATATGAAGATCACTGACAGCAGCGCTGTTCACATTCCCGCCGGCTCCGCTAAGCAGCGAAGCAGATACGCTGCTCAGCTCATTCACCAGCTTCCCACTGGCAGCAAAGTAGCTGTTCACAGCCTCAGAAGCCCCGGCAAAAGCAGCCTGATCCGCGGCCGGCAATGTCACTTCTCTTACGTACAGCTCAATCCCCTGATTCTTAAGTCCGCTGCTAAGCAGCTTGGCCTGCTCGCGGTCAGGCGACATTCCGGCATACACCCGGTTGCCGCCCTCAGGATCGAAGCCGGCGGCGAGTCCCGCGGCGAGTAATTCCTGCTGCGCCTGCTGGGCTCCTGCCGGGGTACTGAACACACCGTATTGCAGCAGATAATAGCTCTGCTCTGCAATTGCTACGGGGATGCGGCCTGGAGCAGGGATGTCCGGCAGACCGGTGTCGCCGGTAACCGGCTGGCCGGAAGAAGTGTTCGCCTGGCTCTGCACGGCTGCCGTATTGGCTCCGGCAGGCCCGCTGCCGCCATCATTCACACCGCTGATGAAGTTCAGCGCCGCGTAGCCCAGCAACACTCCTATCCCCAGCGCTCCGGCAACAGGAAGGGCGAATTTCCACCATTGCGTGGGCCGGCGGGTCTGGTAAGAGCCTCCATAACTGACTCCGGAGTAGGAGATATCCCCGAAGTTCTCCGGTTCGTCAGCTGGCATAAATTCAGGATACTGGCTGACAGGCTCTACTTCATAATCTCTATAGGACCAAGTCTTTAAAGGGATTGTCTCCTCACGCTGCTGCGTGCTGCTGTAATCCTTCGCTGTACCGAGACCTCCGCCGCCTGCACTTATATCCTGCGGTGCTTGTCCGCTCTTGTCCTTGTTCATATCAAAGCGGAATGTCATTCTTCCGTTATTCAAATCTCACACCTCACTATCGTCTATTCGTTAAGAGAATATATGATAGAGAGGGGGCGAATATGCTATTTTGCTATGATTACACCAAACTGAGCACTTTTTCCTTGATATTGCTTGCCTCATAATACTTCAGCAGTGTCCGGTAGGCCTGATCAGCTATAATCGATCCGAGTTCCGGGGTTTGCAGCAGCTTCACCACTTGTTCGGCAACTTCACCGGTGGTGTTGGCCAACAGAATGTTCCGGCCCGGCTCGCAATATATTCCCTCCGCACTTTTGTGGCCCGTAACTACCGGTGTCCGCAGCGCCCAAGCCTCAAGAATTTTCAGCGGGCTGCCGCAGCCTTCACGGAGCGTAGTCACAACCGCCTTCACCCGCCGTATGTATGCGTACATCTCTCCGCTCTCTTCAATGATCTGCACAGAGGAATCCAGCTTGGCTAAAGCTGCAACCTCCGGATGAACCTCCCTGCTGACTATGTAACATTTGCAGTCTGAAACCTTAGCCTTAATTAACGGATACACCTTCTTATGAAAGGTCAACGCTGCATTTTTGCCCTGAGTGGTGTGCATATTCCAGTTAAGCAGGATTGCATTCTCTTTGACGGCAGGCTCGCTGTATTGATAATCGTCCAGATCGATAAAATGCGGCACGACATGAACCTTGCCGGCATCCGCAAAAGACAGGGCCTTGAACGATAGGGCATCCCACTCGGAAGCCGTCAGCAGCAAAGCGGTTTTGTTCAATAATTTACGTTCATCCCGCCGGGACAGTGCCGCATTTAACTTATGATAACGTCTGCTCAGACCGCGTTTGCCGGCAGCCCTTCCCTCTGACTGCATGCTCTCCAGACGCTGTAAATCGGTAATAATTGCAGCTTCCGGCAGCAATGAAGACACTACATCAATGCAGTCGCCAGGCACTCCCTGCGCAATAAATACATGGCTGTATGCATTCAAGCTGCACAGACGTCTGATTTCTGCCTGCAGATCTTTATCTGCATAACTATGAACAGCTTTACCCCTAAGCTTATATAGCGAATCCATCAGGGACTTGCGCGGCCTGGGGACTTGATTTACAGTGTGCATCCTAAGCGCAGCATCAGGACGTAATGTTGAATCACGCTGGCACTTGCAATATTCAAGCAGATCGATATCGAATCTCTCCAGCAGGATGCTGACCAGACTTTCCGTTCGTATTTCTCCTTCTGGATCATCCCCCAGACCTTGAATCCGGGCAGAAAGAAACAGCATTCTCTCTCTCATATCTCTGGCTCCTTGGTTCTATAAAAATAATAAACCTTATATTAACATGCAGAAAAAGCAGGCTGGATACATACCCAGCCGCTTTTTATAGAACTTTAGTTGTAGATCAATAGTAGCGCAGTTTATTGAAAAAGAATGTCGATTTATGAGAGAAAATTTTTTTATTTCTAAATATGAAGAGTTTTAGACAAGACTCAACAGCTTCTCCCTCACACTGTCGGCCTCATAATTAGCCATCAGCGTCCGATGCGCCTGCTCCGCCAGAATGGCTCCCTGTTTACGATCTTGGAGCAATTGCACGACACTGGCGGCAAAAGTCACGGGATCATCGGCAATCATAATATTGCTGCCATGCTTGTAGAGCAAACCCTCCGCACCTTTGGTACTGGAGACAACAGGGGTCTTCAGCGCCCAGGCTTCCAGTATCTTCAGACGGGTTCCGCTCCCCTCCAGCAGAGGTGCAATAACCACCTGTGCTCTCCGTACATAATCAGCTACACTGTCTACATAACCAGTGATCACAATGGATGGATCTTTATCTGCCAGCGCAGCCACATCAGGATGCACATCCCGGCCTACAATATACCATTTGATCTCCGGAACCTGTGCTTTGATCAGCGGATAGATATCGCGGTAGAAATAGACGGCTGCATTAACGTTCGGAAAGTAGTTCATATTCCCGGGAAGGATGATCCACTTTTCTTTCTCCGGTTCTGCTTTTGAACGATAATCGCCGATCCGGATGAAGTTGGGGATGACATGCACTTTATAGGAATTTTTGGTGGACAGCGCTTTGAAGGACAATCCGTCCTGTTCAGACGTTGTCAGCAGCAGATTGGTCTTATCCATCAGCTTCAGCTCATCCAGCCGGGTCCAGAACGCGTTCAGCTTAAAATACAGCTTGGCGATACCGTGCTTCTTCTGTGCCAGCTGCGCCGAGAGATTGCTCTCGAAATTGTGGGCATCCGTAATAATGACTGCCTCCGGCAGTACTCCGCGGACGATATCAATACAGGATCCTAGCAGGCTATGAGAAATAAAAACGTGACTATAGCTGTTCTGTTTACTAAGCCTAATAATCTGGCTGTGCATATCCATATCTGCATGACTCATATAAGAGCAGTTGCGCCACTTATAGAGTGAACGGAGCATCGCCTTACGGTAACTCATCCGTCGTTCCACTTCATGCATCGTAAAGGCTGGCACTCTCTCTTGCGGCTTCTGTTCCCGGGGGTTACGGTAGGTTAGCAGGTCTACCTCATATTTCATCATCAAAATATTCAGAATATTGCCAGTCCGCAGTTTGCCGCCGCTGTCTTGCGGAAAAGGATTCTCAGCGGAAATAAACAGTAATCTTTCCTTCATAACCTCGTCTCCTACTCTCCACTTTATCTGTAATTTTTTGGACATATTTATTCATTTAAGATATATTACCCCAAAGCGGCGCGAGTTTTTGTCGTTTTATGGGATTTTGCAGAAATATTTCAAAATATTTTCCACTCCATAAAGTGCAGTACCGCCATACAACAAGGTTGTACACGCTTCCATTAAAATTAAATAAAATTCAAAAAAAAGCGTATCCTTTCCGAATGATCAGAAAGAATACGCTTTGAGATACAGCTTCAATCCTTTTATGCTTGTTTACCGTGCTCCTTCAGAGCTTCCGCCAATGTGTACCCGACCTTCCAAATATCTCCGGCGCCCATTGTGAGCACCAGATCGCCTGGAGCAATACGGCCTTGCAGGTCTGCCAGTACGGCTTCCTTGGTCGGCAGATGCCTTGCCCCGGCGTTGCTGTTCTGAACAATCAGTTCCACTAGTTTCGCAGAGGTCACACCTTCAATCTGCTTCTCACCGGCCGGTGAGTAAATGTCGGTAATGATTACCTCATCTGCTTCACTGAAGGCCCGGCTGAACGCATCCAGCAGGAAGAAAGTACGGGTATACCGCTGTGGCTGGAAGACGGCAATAATCCGTTTGCCGGTAGCTTTGGCGGCGCTGATCGTAGCCTGAATTTCGGTAGGGTGATGCGCATAGTCATCAATCACCAGAATATCATTTGCTTCGCCCAGCACCTGGAACCGGCGTTTGGCACCGTGAAATTTCACTATAGCGTCTGCGATGGCCTCGAAAGCGATGCCTGACTTCAGGCAGGCGATTACCGCAGCCATTGAATTATACAGATTGTATTTTCCGGGAATGGACAGCTCAATCCGTCCCAGCACTTGACCACGGCTGCTCATCGTATAGGAGACCAGCCGGTCGCCCAGCACGATGTCAGTGGCGGTATAATCCGCATCCGGCGAATGAATGCCGTAAGTGATGACATTGCCTTTCACTTCGGACAAAAGCGAGCTTGCCGTCTCGTCATCAGCACAGACAATGGCCGTGCCGTCTTCACGAAGCTGATTCATAAACTGGACGTAGGCAGCCTTCAGCTTGCCAAAATCGCCGCCATAGTTCTCCAGATGATCCGCTTCAATATTAGTCACAATGGCCAGCCAAGGGTGGTACTGGAGGAAGGAGCCGTCGCTTTCATCCGCTTCGGCCACGACGAATTCTCCTTGTCCGGCCTTGGCGTTGGTGCCGACATTCATAATTTCCCCGCCGATAATATATGTCGGGTCCACTCCGCATTCCTCCATGATCAAAGCGATCATCGAGGAGGTAGTTGTTTTGCCGTGCGCCCCTGCAACGGCAACTCCCTTGCGTTCATTCAGCAGCCGGGCAAGCATTTGGGAACGGTGCAGAACCGGGATTTTGAGACGCTCCGCCTCCACCCATTCCACATTGTCACTTGCCAGTGCCGTAGAGTAAACTACGAGATCCGCACCTTTTACCTGCTCCGCAGTATGTCCGATATAAACCTTGGCACCTTTGGCAATCAGTTTCTCTGTCAATTCCTGAGCTGCCACATCGGAGCCCGTAACCGTATATCCCATCTCAAGCATTACCCGGGCAATCGCGCTCATTCCGTAGCCGCCGATCCCTATAAAATGCACACGTTCAGTAGTATCCAACAGTTCGTCACCAGCCTTTTTCAGAATCGGGTTGCCGCAAAAGCGTACTGCGCACATCGGAGATCAGATACAGTGTGCCGGACACGACCGCAAGATCTTTTTCTGACGTGATCGACTGCAGCTGCTGCAGCGCCTTACCCCAATTACGTTCTACTATGATTTCCAAATTTTCTTTGGCATATTTCTCCCGCAGACGTTCTGCGATGGCCTGCAGTTCTTCCGCGTCCATTTTCTTCCGGAAATCCGGTTCGGTCAGGATGAGCGTATCCACTATAGGCAGTATATGCTTGAAGTATGACTCATGATGCTTATTTGCCAGCATCCCCATGAGCAAATTTAATTTGCCGTACTTATAAAACTGCGGCAGGCTTTTGGCCAGACTCTCCGCACCTTCGGGATTATGTGCCCCGTCGAGTACTATCCGCGGAGAGCGGCCTACTTCCTCCAGCCTTCCAGCCCAGAACGTATTCTTAAAGCCTTCCAGCACATCCTCGTCCTCCAGCATGAACGCCATGTATTGACGAAGAACCTCCAGCGTCATCATGGCCCCGGCCGCATTACTCAGCTGATGCTCGCCTTTCATGCCAATGCCAACGTCCAGTGAACGGAACGGACCTTTAAAGTTAAACCGCTGTACACCATCCTCAATCCCAATCAGATCATAGCTGAAATCTTCTCCCGCCAGATAGAGGGTTGAGCGGCAGGCTGCCGCTTTGGCCTTAAGCACAGCGATAACTTCGGGCTGGCTCACGCAGCTGACTACAGGAACTCCCGGCTTGATGATTCCGGCTTTCTCACCGGCAATCTTCTCCAGGGTATCTCCCAGCACATCGGTATGATCATGGCCGACATTTGTAATCACGGACACGACAGGCGTCACGATGTTCGTTACATCCAGCCTTCCCCCAAGACCCGTCTCCCATACGACTACATCGGGATAACAGCGCTCCGCATAGTAGAGGATAGCCAGCGCCGTAGCCACCTCAAACATCGTGGGTGAACCCAGCTCAGTCCCGGCAATTTCTTCGACGAGCGGACGCAGCTTCTCTGCAAGCTCGGCGAGCGTCTCTTCAGGAATATCCATGCCATTATACTGAAAACGGTTGGTGAATTTGGTGATATAGGGAGAAGTGAACGTTCCAACGCTATACCCGCTCTTCAGCAGCACACTTGTCAAAAAAGCGCAAGTCGAGCCTTTGCCGTTCGTCCCTGCTACATGAATGAACTTCAGCTTGCGGTGCGGATTGCCCAGCTTCTCCATCAGCACTTCAATCCGCTCCAGCCCCGGACGGATGCCGAAAGGAATCAAACCGTTAATCCAGTCGACCGCTTCTGTATAAGAACTTAAGGGAGCGGTACCGCCGCTCCCGATCATCTCTTCCATGTCCCTTATCCTCTCAGCTCTGCGATGCGGGCCAGCACTTTCTCGCGCTTAGCGGAATAATCCGCCTGCTTAGCCCGTTCCTCTTCGATGACTTTAGCCGGTGCCTTGGCAACAAATCCCTGGTTGCCAAGCTTCTTCTCTACGCGTTCTACTTCACTGTTCAGCGTCTGAACTTCTTTTTTCAGACGGATAATTTCCTGTTCGATATCGATCAGACCGGATAGCGGCAGCAGGAGCTCTGCTCCTGTAACTACTGCGGACATAACCTTATCCGGAGTTTGCGGATTAAGGCCTGCTTCGAACGATGAAGTATTGCAGAAACGCCCGATGTAATTATCGTTGCGGGTAATGATGCTGAGTGTTTCTTCGCTGCCGGCTTTGATGATCAGCTCAACCTTTTTACTCATCGGCACGTTCACTTCAGCACGGATATTACGAACCGCACGGATAACATCCATCAGCAGGTTCATTTCAGCAACGGCCTCAGGGTTCTCAAGTGCCGCATCATACACAGGCCACTGCGCCAGGGTAATCGTCTCACCCTCATGCGGCAGATGCTGCCAGATTTCCTCGGTGATGAACGGCATGAACGGATGAATCAGGCGCAGCGTGCGGTCCAGCACATAGGCAAGCACCGATTGGGTCTTGGCTTTGGCGGCTGCATCCGCACCATAAAGCGACAGCTTCGCGAACTCGATATACCAGTCACACAGGTCATCCCAAATGAAGTTGTACAGAAGACGGCCGGTCTCACCATACTCGTACGAGTCAATTAGACGCGTAATATCGCGAGAAGTTTCGTTCAGGCGGTGTAAAATCCAGCGGTCCGCCGTAGTGAGCTCACCTGTAATGTCAATATCTGCAAAGCTTACACCTTCCAGATTCATCAGCGCGAAGCGGGAAGCATTCCAGATCTTGTTGGCAAAATTGCGCGCCTGCTCTACCTTCTCCATACGGAAACGCAGATCCTGGCCGGCCGTGCTGCCGGTTGAAATCATATAACGCATCGCGTCTGCACCGTACTGTTCAATAACATCCAGCGGATCAATCCCGTTACCAAGCGACTTGGACATCTTGCGTCCTTCCGCATCACGTACCAGACCGTGCATAAAGACATCATTGAATGGCTTTTTGCCGGTAAATTCAAGTGCAGAGAAGATCATACGCGCTACCCAGAAGTAAATGATGTCATAGCCGGTAACCAGGACATTGTTCGGGTAGAAACGCTGATAGTCGCTGCTGTTCTCATCCGGCCAGCCGAGTGTGGCGAACGGCCACAGATTGGAGCTGAACCAGGTATCAAGAACGTCCTCATCCTGCTTCAGATCATCAAGACCGCTGATTTCGCGGGCTTCTTCCTCGCTGTAGGCTACGAATACTTCGCCTGTAGACTCAGAGTACCAGGCCGGAATGCGGTGTCCCCACC encodes:
- a CDS encoding SPOR domain-containing protein, which codes for MNNGRMTFRFDMNKDKSGQAPQDISAGGGGLGTAKDYSSTQQREETIPLKTWSYRDYEVEPVSQYPEFMPADEPENFGDISYSGVSYGGSYQTRRPTQWWKFALPVAGALGIGVLLGYAALNFISGVNDGGSGPAGANTAAVQSQANTSSGQPVTGDTGLPDIPAPGRIPVAIAEQSYYLLQYGVFSTPAGAQQAQQELLAAGLAAGFDPEGGNRVYAGMSPDREQAKLLSSGLKNQGIELYVREVTLPAADQAAFAGASEAVNSYFAASGKLVNELSSVSASLLSGAGGNVNSAAVSDLHMQWNEAVKRLEPGLSAEGKSLCAGLEKSVSQGIAALNEYNKNQAQGLLWEVQDSMMSFLAGQKSLLSLLS
- a CDS encoding DUF4321 domain-containing protein, which gives rise to MKKKNVGTLLLFLILGWLAGAWIAKLLEPVKALSFLTAPTVLKWSPQADLDIITYDITIHLKLCLLSLAGIITAVWLYRRL
- a CDS encoding Maf family protein gives rise to the protein MEHDNSRLIILASGSPRRRELMSNLGLPFEVMVSDADESTPPDFTPEMIVHTLALRKAEAVLPAAGERNAVIVGSDTIVVLDDKVLGKPVDEQDSKAMLSMLQGRTHQVYTGVACIGLPDGKSEVAHRVTSVKMRTLGEEEISAYIATGEPADKAGSYAIQGLGATLVEEIEGCYFNVVGLPLSLLGGMLTRFGISVLNRQG
- a CDS encoding glycosyltransferase, producing the protein MRERMLFLSARIQGLGDDPEGEIRTESLVSILLERFDIDLLEYCKCQRDSTLRPDAALRMHTVNQVPRPRKSLMDSLYKLRGKAVHSYADKDLQAEIRRLCSLNAYSHVFIAQGVPGDCIDVVSSLLPEAAIITDLQRLESMQSEGRAAGKRGLSRRYHKLNAALSRRDERKLLNKTALLLTASEWDALSFKALSFADAGKVHVVPHFIDLDDYQYSEPAVKENAILLNWNMHTTQGKNAALTFHKKVYPLIKAKVSDCKCYIVSREVHPEVAALAKLDSSVQIIEESGEMYAYIRRVKAVVTTLREGCGSPLKILEAWALRTPVVTGHKSAEGIYCEPGRNILLANTTGEVAEQVVKLLQTPELGSIIADQAYRTLLKYYEASNIKEKVLSLV
- a CDS encoding bifunctional folylpolyglutamate synthase/dihydrofolate synthase, translating into MEEMIGSGGTAPLSSYTEAVDWINGLIPFGIRPGLERIEVLMEKLGNPHRKLKFIHVAGTNGKGSTCAFLTSVLLKSGYSVGTFTSPYITKFTNRFQYNGMDIPEETLAELAEKLRPLVEEIAGTELGSPTMFEVATALAILYYAERCYPDVVVWETGLGGRLDVTNIVTPVVSVITNVGHDHTDVLGDTLEKIAGEKAGIIKPGVPVVSCVSQPEVIAVLKAKAAACRSTLYLAGEDFSYDLIGIEDGVQRFNFKGPFRSLDVGIGMKGEHQLSNAAGAMMTLEVLRQYMAFMLEDEDVLEGFKNTFWAGRLEEVGRSPRIVLDGAHNPEGAESLAKSLPQFYKYGKLNLLMGMLANKHHESYFKHILPIVDTLILTEPDFRKKMDAEELQAIAERLREKYAKENLEIIVERNWGKALQQLQSITSEKDLAVVSGTLYLISDVRSTLLRQPDSEKGW
- a CDS encoding rod shape-determining protein; translation: MLGGFTKDLGIDLGTANTLVYVRGKGIVVREPSVVAINTDTKTIEAVGESAKKMIGRTPGNIRAIRPMKDGVIADFDTTATMIKYFIRQAQKQRSMFQRHPNVMVCVPSGITAVEQRAVEDATKQAGAREAYIIEEPFAAAIGADLPVWEPTGSMVVDIGGGTTEVAVISLGGIVTSRSVRVAGDEADESIIQYIKRQYNLMIGERTSEQLKMDVGSALPLEKAETMEIRGRDLVTGLPKTLTITSDEICEALSDTVNAIVEAVKVTLEKCPPELAADIMDRGIVLTGGGALLRNLDKLLARETGMPVIVAENPLDCVVIGTGKALENIHLFKSRNNTGLRPKR
- the radC gene encoding RadC family protein; the protein is MESQSFMLRDLPHEERPRERMMHYGAESLSQAELLAILLRTGTRRESAIHIAQQLLGKSGGLRGLADLSIEELTNIKGIGPAKAVQLKAGIELGRRMANSRLTEPVTIRCPQDAAEILTEQLRYLQKEHFVCLFLNTKNHVISQETLSMGSLNASIVHPREVFRAAMKCSSAAIICAHNHPSGDPTPSPEDIALTSRLIQAGEIVGIDVLDHLIIGDSRFISLKEKGYM
- the murC gene encoding UDP-N-acetylmuramate--L-alanine ligase — encoded protein: MDTTERVHFIGIGGYGMSAIARVMLEMGYTVTGSDVAAQELTEKLIAKGAKVYIGHTAEQVKGADLVVYSTALASDNVEWVEAERLKIPVLHRSQMLARLLNERKGVAVAGAHGKTTTSSMIALIMEECGVDPTYIIGGEIMNVGTNAKAGQGEFVVAEADESDGSFLQYHPWLAIVTNIEADHLENYGGDFGKLKAAYVQFMNQLREDGTAIVCADDETASSLLSEVKGNVITYGIHSPDADYTATDIVLGDRLVSYTMSSRGQVLGRIELSIPGKYNLYNSMAAVIACLKSGIAFEAIADAIVKFHGAKRRFQVLGEANDILVIDDYAHHPTEIQATISAAKATGKRIIAVFQPQRYTRTFFLLDAFSRAFSEADEVIITDIYSPAGEKQIEGVTSAKLVELIVQNSNAGARHLPTKEAVLADLQGRIAPGDLVLTMGAGDIWKVGYTLAEALKEHGKQA
- the mreC gene encoding rod shape-determining protein MreC — protein: MLKLFKLFNNKRLFILLITLVMFIVVMGFSLGARKALSWPENFLRDTTGFVQSLFYKPAGYVAGLFQDIGNLHDLAEENERLKILAAQYTRDKATYNFIKAENENYKEELEFREAQKKLYQYELHIAQVISLTTEPSNSSIVIDLGSKDGIKPNMSVISVEGLVGVISQVSNFTSTVKLMTMMDANDPNSQPPIAATVLNKEKLSFGMIESYDQQTGMLKMNKIPVGDPITPGDTIISSGSGGVYPRGLTIGTVKSVQEGEFGYTSTALIDPAADFQNWKDLFVVFTEERVE
- a CDS encoding glycosyltransferase family 4 protein; amino-acid sequence: MKERLLFISAENPFPQDSGGKLRTGNILNILMMKYEVDLLTYRNPREQKPQERVPAFTMHEVERRMSYRKAMLRSLYKWRNCSYMSHADMDMHSQIIRLSKQNSYSHVFISHSLLGSCIDIVRGVLPEAVIITDAHNFESNLSAQLAQKKHGIAKLYFKLNAFWTRLDELKLMDKTNLLLTTSEQDGLSFKALSTKNSYKVHVIPNFIRIGDYRSKAEPEKEKWIILPGNMNYFPNVNAAVYFYRDIYPLIKAQVPEIKWYIVGRDVHPDVAALADKDPSIVITGYVDSVADYVRRAQVVIAPLLEGSGTRLKILEAWALKTPVVSSTKGAEGLLYKHGSNIMIADDPVTFAASVVQLLQDRKQGAILAEQAHRTLMANYEADSVREKLLSLV